DNA sequence from the Carnobacterium funditum DSM 5970 genome:
ACAATTGCTGGAATTTCAAGAGAACGTGCCATAATTGCTGAGTGAGAAGTCCGCCCGCCAATATCTGTTACAAAAGCTTTTACATATTTACGGTTTAATTGAGCTGTGTCACTTGGAGTTAAGTCATGTGCGATAACGATTACTTCTTCATCAATCATTGATGGGTTGGGTAACCTTACCCCTAAAAGATGACTCAATATACGCTTTGTAACGTCTTTAATGTCAGCAGCACGTTCTTGCATGTAAGGATTGTCTTCCATCCCTTCAAAGATACCGATAAACATATCTGTTACTTCTTTAAGTGCGCTTTCAGCATTTACTTTATTATCGCTTATGTTACTTTCGATACTCCCAATTAACTCAGGATCAGAAAGAACCATCAAATGTGCATCAAAAACTTGAGCTTCTTTTTCGCCTAAAGCTTCAGCAGCTTTAGAACGAATCAGCTCAAGTTCTTGCTTAGCTTTATTTAAGGCATTTTTTAAACGGTCTATTTCTGAATCAGAATTTTCAACTGAGATTTTGTCGAAAGATAAATTGGGCTGAACAAGAAGATAAGCTTTTGCTGTAGCAATGCCGTCACTTGCTGCAATCCCTTTTAATTTTTCAACCATTACTCAGCTAAACCTTCTTTCTTCATTGTTTCTTCGATGCTTGAGATTGCTTCTGCTTCATCAGTACCATTTGCACTAATAACAACTTCTGCACCTTGGCCAACGCCTAATGACATTACACCCATGATAGATTTTAAGTTTACAGATTTACCTTTGTATTCAAGATTGATATCTGAGCTAAATTTACTAGCTGTTTGTACCAATAAAGTTGCTGGACGTGCATGAATCCCTGTTTCAGCTATTACATGAAAATCGCGTTTTTCCATTATGTTTGATCTCCTTTTAATAAAAAATAATTTTATGAGGGTTCTCTCTATAGTAGTTGTTTTCCAAACAGTTTTGTTTAAAGAACACGCTATTTAAAAATAACCCTTACATCTTCATAGGTTACCATTTTTAATAAGATTCTACAACTACTTTCTTTTTTTTCTTTGTATCATGTTGTTTATTACCAGTTTATTCGATTGAATTATAATGATAACTAACTTCACCATAGTGGTTTGCTTTGCCAATAATCGAATTTTTTTTTGGATGATTTAACCAGATTTCTCTGAACTTCATAAAATCCTCTTTTTTTATAATGATTTCTTCCATTTCGCCTCTTACTAACTTCTCAACATTTTCTTCAATTTGACTATTATCCATTTTAGTTGTCATTCCCCTTCTAAAGTGAAATCCTTATTTAATAAATGTTTATTGTACTCTAACTTTTTGATAAAAGATAGAACAATTCACTTGAATGTCAGACAAGGTCAGTGTATAATAAAAAACAAGGTCAGGGAAGGTCAAACACAAAAACCATCTTCTATACCTTAAAAATTAATCATCGAAAGGTTGTGTGCTATATGTTATGCCAAAATTGTCATCAACAAGATGCAACTATTCATTTATATACAAATATGAATGGTCAAAAAGGCCAATTAGATATCTGCCAAAATTGTTACCGTTTATTAAAGGAAGCAAACAGTAAAGGAACTAGTCAAAATAATCGCCAAACTCCACAAGATCCTTTTGGTTTAGGTAATTTAGATGATTTTTTCCGTTCTATAAATTCGCCTAAACAGAATGATCAAAATTTCGAACCTACTCAAAATATTCATAGTGGTGGGAGCGGACAACCTCCTACAAATAAAATAACTGGCCTCTTAGGAGAATATGGTACGAATGTAACTGATTTAGCAAGAAATGGTGCTATCGATCCTATTATTGGTCGCAATAAAGAAATTGAGCGTGTGATTGAAATCTTGAATCGTCGTACAAAGAATAATCCCGTTTTAATCGGTGAACCAGGTGTTGGTAAAACAGCTGTAGTAGAAGGTTTAGCTCTAAAAATTGTAAATGCTGAAGTACCTGAAAAATTAATGAATAAAGAAGTTATTCAATTAGATGTTGCCTCTTTAGTACAAGGAACTGGTGTCCGAGGACAATTTGAAGAACGGATGCAGCAATTAATGGATGAAATGAAAAAAAATCCAAAAATCATTCTTTTTATAGATGAAGTTCACGAAATTGTAGGGGCCGGCAGTGCAGAGGGTAGTATGGATGCGGGGAATATGTTAAAACCAGCTTTAGCACGTGGTGAACTACAAATGGTTGGAGCTACTACTCTAAAAGAATATCGTACTATTGAAAAAGACGCAGCTTTAGAGCGACGTTTACAACCTGTCCGCGTAAGTGAACCTTCAGTAGACGAAACCATTGATATTCTAAAAGGTATCCAAAACAAATACGAGGAGTATCACCAAGTAACTTACACTGATGAAGCAATCCGGGATGCTGTTCTTTTATCTAACCGATATATTCAGGATCGTTTCTTACCAGATAAAGCTATTGATTTACTTGATGAATCTGGTTCTAAAAAGAACTTGACGATTCAAGTAGTTGATCCAAAAGTTATTGAGGATAAAATTGCTGAAGCTGCTCAACAAAAACAAGTAGCTTTAAAGAAAGAAGATTATGAAAAAGCTGCGTTCTATCGTGATCAAGCAGTAAAATTTTCAGCTATGCGCGATAAACAAACTATTCAGTCCGAGGAACGTCCTATTGTCACGGAAAAAGATATGGTTCATATCATTGAAACTAAAACCAATATACCAGTGGGTGAACTTAAAGAAAAAGAACAAACACAACTTCGTAGCTTAGAAACTGACTTGCGTAAACATGTCATTGGACAAAATCAAGCAATCGAAAAAATTTCTAAAGCTATCCGCAGAAGTCGTATCGGTTTGAATAAAAAAAATCGCCCGATTGGATCATTTTTATTCGTCGGGCCAACAGGTGTTGGTAAAACAGAATTAGCTAAACAACTAGCTTTAGAGCTCTTTGGCAACAAAGAGGCTTATATTCGCTTTGATATGAGCGAATACATGGAGAAACACAGCGTCTCTAAATTAATTGGTTCCCCTCCAGGATATGTAGGCTATGACGAAGCAGGACAACTAACTGAGAAAGTTCGTCATAATCCATACAGTATTTTGCTCTTAGATGAAATTGAAAAAGCACATCCAGATGTTTTACACATGTTTTTACAAATTTTGGAAGATGGTCGTCTAACTGACGCACAAGGTCGTACCGTTAGTTTCGAAGATACCATAATTATTATGACTAGTAATGCTGGTAGTGGTTCAATAGAAGCAAATGTTGGTTTTGCAGCCGCTAAAGGTAATCAAAAATCCGTGTTAAATCATTTGACTGATTTCTTTAAGCCAGAATTCATTAACCGTTTTGATGCAATTGTTGAATTTAATTCCTTAAAACAAGAACACCTACTTGTAATTGTTGACTTGATGTTACAAGATGTTAACGATATGCTTAAAGATCAGGGAATTAGTATAAAAGCTGATGAACTTGCTAAGAAAAAATTAGTTGAACTAGGATACGATCCTCAACTAGGAGCTCGACCATTACGTCGCATCATTCAAGAACAAATAGAAGATCGCATTGCTGATTTTTATATTGATTACCCAGAAATCAAAAAATTAGCAGCTTCAATTAATGAATATGATGAGATTATCGTAACATCTGAACAAGACATCACTTCAATAACAAAGGCAAATCAAACTACTAACGAAACGGCTAAATAAATTTTATTCATTCAAAAAACTGTTTAGACGATATTCTAGACAGTCTTTGATTATATATTTCAGAATAATTTTTCTGTTTTTTATATTGTATTCTGTTTCACTCAATTAATATGCTTTGAATTTACTAACTATTAATTATATAATGGCCTTAATATAATAGATTTAAAAAAGAGGTGAAAAAATGAAGCTTATTGACGTTACCAATAGCCATATAGATTTAGTAACCGAGCAATTAGGAAGTACTGATGCAAACTTTATTAAAGTTTATACATTAGGTCCGACAACTATAATTTTTTCGGGAGCTCCTACTCATGAAGATGTTCTTTTATTAAACAATCACCGTAATATAAAGAATACAGAGATTCAATACGCCATTGAGAATATTTTAGAGGCGGAACTTAATCAAGTAGATATTTTACACGCTCCTAACATCGTTGAATTATCCATACAAGTAGAACAATAATTATTTCTTTTTTCCCCTTCCTTTATAAATTGGCTAGGACATAAATATTTTCCACAAAAAAAATTGTCTTCTTCCTTTAAAGTTAAATAGAAATATAAAAAAATACACTCCCACTAATGAGTAAATAATTCATTAGTTTTGGGAGTGTATTTTTTTAAGGACTTTTTGTCCTAGCCCCTTATTTCATTTTTAAAGCAACGATGTCAATTCTACATTTGGATACTTATCTGCAAACCAGTGCATAGCAAATTTGTTTTCAAATAAGAATAAAGGTTGATCATAACGATCGCGAACAAGTAAATTTCGACTAGATGACATACTTGTATCCAATTGTTCTGGCTTAATCCAACGTGCAATTTTATTCCCTATTGGAGTCATAATCACTTCTGACTTGTATTCATGTAGCATCCTATACTGGAAAACTTCAAATTGTAATTGTCCTACTGCTCCCAGAATATAGTCTTCTGTATGGAACGTTTTATACAGTTGAATCGCTCCCTCTTGTACTAATTGTTGAACACCTTTATGAAAAGATTTTTGTTTCATTACATTTTTTGCTGAAACTTTCATAAAAATTTCAGGTGTAAATTGCGGTAATTTTTCAAACTCAATATTTTTTTTTCCTTCAAAAATAGTATCACCAATTTGAAAATTACCTGTATCATACAAGCCAATAATATCTCCTGCAACTGCTCGTTGAACTGTTTCACGGCTCTCAGCCATAAATTGAGTTGAGTTAGATAGTTTTATTTTCTTATTCGTTCTAGCAAGCGTTACATCCATTCCGCGTTCAAATTCGCCTGAGCAAATTCGAATGAACGCAATACGGTCACGGTGAGCGGGATTCATGTTTGCTTGTATTTTAAAGATGAAACCTGAAAAATCATCTGCTGTTGCTGGGATTTTATCGCCTGCCACATCTTTATGAGAAGATGGACTAGGTGCAAAATTCAGAAAAGTATTTAAAAAAGTTTCGACTCCGAAATTAGTTAAAGCAGATCCAAAAAATACTGGTGTTAATTGTCCAGTTAGAATTTTTTCTTCGGAAAACTTATTTCCTGCTTCATTTAATAACTCGATATCCTCTATCGCTTCATCATATAGAGAAGATTTTTTTATAGGATGATCTCCTTCTATTTTACCTTCTGCATTTAATTCAACGATTTTTTCTCCGTCTTTCCCATTTATTTCAGGATGATGAATTTCAATCTTTTTATTGTAGTTATCATATAGCCCTAACAAACCTCTTCCCATTCCAATAGGCCAGTTCATAGGATAAGAATCAATTTCCAACACTTCTTCAAGTTCTTCTAGTAATTCCAATGGTTCTTTGCCATCGCGGTCAAGCTTATTAATAAAAGTAAAAATTGGAATGCCACGCATGCGACAAACTTGGAATAATTTCTTAGTTTGAGGTTCAATCCCTTTCCCGCTATCAATAACCATTACTGCACTGTCCACAGCCATTAACGTTCTATACGTATCTTCTGAAAAATCTTCATGCCCAGGCGTATCTAGAATATTAATTTTCTTGCCTTGATAGTCGAATTGCATAACTGAACTAGTAACGGATATGCCACGTTGTTTTTCAATTTCCATCCAGTCAGAAGTTGCAAATTTACCTGTTTTTTTACCTTTCACTGTCCCTGCTTGGCGGATTGCTCCACCAAATAATAAGAGTTGTTCAGTGATTGTTGTTTTCCCAGCATCCGGATGGGAGATAATCGCAAAAGTTTTTCTTGATTCTACTTCGTCTTTTAATTTCTGTTCCATATTATTATCCCTCATTTAAATCATTATTTAGTCTTTTTATTTACTGGCATGCAGTTACAAGTCAATACCCTTTTCTGTAGAACTCTTCCTTAACTATAATCTAAATAATTATAGCACACTCATCAAGATTTTTTATTTATTATTAAATCTATATTTCATTGCATAACCCTTTTTCGACCAACTATTCTTTTTATCTCCTTCTTTTAATCTGTTAAAATAATGTTCTTAACCTTCTTTATAGACTACTATCGCTTGCTCTTCACGAACTAGTTCTTCTTCGACTAATACATCATCAGCAAATAGATAGGCTAATGTACATCCATATTGATTTTCTTTTTCTTAAGTAGGTTCATATCTAATAGCTCATTTTTTCCCATTAAATAGTCTGATAAACATTCTTTTGATTCTTTTCCGAATAGTTGAGTTGCACCAGTCTTAGCTATCGTACTTTCAGAAGTATTCATTAAAAATAGACGTATTTTTTGACTTTCTCCATTTTGATTAAATATAATCGTATCCCCATTTATCACTCTTTCTAATTCTATCGATAATCCTTTAGCTTCTAATTCCACTAATGAATTCGTGTTTGGAGAATCTAAAACAAAATAACTTCCTATCATAGAAAGAAGTACCGCTATAATACCTAACATTATTTTTCCTCAAGTTCTTCACTTCCTATTAATAGGTAACTTCACTTTTTCAATCATTATCATATTACACCTATCATATGGTAACAACCCGCTTTTCTATTGTAATACAAAAAACTTCTTGACGAAAGATTGAACCAAATAAAGATAGTTTCAATCATTAATTAGTTTCTTTTCAGTTACTATGCGTAAAATAAAGAAGGAGGAAAGGACAAATGTCCCTTCCTCCTTTCCTTCGATTCTAAAAATAGTATCCTAAATTATTTTTCAGCTAATTTTCTTTCTTGTTCTACTGCTGCTTGAGCTAATATATTCAAGTAGTTCCAAGGACGGTCAAAGTGAGGCTGGAAGAAGAAATCAACGTATGCTAAATCTTCAATAGTCATTTTATTTTGAATAGCTAAAGAAAGAGTGTTAGCAGATTGTGTTACATCATATTTAGACATAATTTGTCCACCAACGATGCGATTTGTTCCCACTTCATAGACCAATTGCATTAAAACTTCTTCAGTGGTCGGCATAAATTCCGGACGATAATTATCTTTAACCAAAACAGAACGAACATCTAAATCAAAATGTGGTGCGCCACTAGTAGTTACTCCTGTTGAACCAATATTAAACCCAAATAAATATAAACCAGATGTTGATTGAGTTCCTCTGTATTTAACTTTTGGTTCTACAATATTTTTCCCTACCAGTGTTCCCATACGAACAGCATTCGTTGCTAAAGGAATATAAGCATGTCCACCATTTGGATTATAGTTTACTGCACAGCTATCTCCTGCAGCATAAATATCAGAATTACTTGTTCTCATGTAATCATCTACAATAATTGCTCCGTTTGGTAACATATCTACTTTACCTTTTAATAAATCGTTATTAGGACGGAATCCTACGCACAAAACAACTAAATCTGCTTCATACTCACCTTTGGGAGTTACAACAGACACAACTTCACCAGCTTCATTAGCATTAAAGCCATTTACTGTTTGGTTCAACGCCATTTTAATGCCACGTTTTTGCAAATCTGCTTCTAATACGTCTGTAAATTCTTTATCTAAATATTTATTTAAAATTCGGTCTAAACCATCGATTAGTGTTACCTCTTTACCAGACTCAGCAAAAGCTTCAACTAACTCGATACCAATATATCCACCACCAACTATTGTGATTTTTTTAGCATCTTTTGATTTAGCAATTAATTCATTTGCTTGATTATAATTTTTGCACAATAAAATATTTTTATGATCAATACCAGGAATAGGTGGGATAATTGGCCAAGAACCTGTAGTGTTAACTAACTTATCATACGATTCTTCAAATACTTCACCTGTTTTAATATTTTCAACAACTATTTTTTTAGCAACTGTATCAATTTCTTTAACATTGTGTTCCATTTTCACTGTTGCACCCATAGCTGTTAATTCTTCAGGGTTTGAATAAAATAGCCCTGCTGGGTCTTTTACTACACCACCGACGTATAGTGCAATTCCACATGATAAAAATGAGATATTATCATTACGTTCAAAAACTGCTACTTTTGCTGAAGGGTTTTCATTTAGAATTGTTTTTACCGCTGATGTCCCAGCATGAGTACAGCCAATTACGATTACTTTCATGTTGTAATTCCTCCTATTATTAACTTTTTATTGGATTTGTTTAATAAAATTAACACCATTTAATTGGTATTATTCTTCACCAAACACAATTAAACTATATCACAATATATTTAAAAAAGGAAACTTAAAGAATTATTTCACTAAATAATATTAGTGATTTAATGTCATTTAACTAATTTATTTCATTAAAACAAACATATTATTTCATTAAAATAAGCATCAAAAAGAAAGATATCTTTCTTTTGGATGCTTATTTTAAGTATATAGATACTATATTGAGTTTTTGGAAGAACTGTATTACTTTTTATTGTCTTCGCCTTGTAAATTTTGGTGTCTCTTTTTTATATTTATCATATCATGTAAATAGACAACTATCGTTTTTACAACTGCATAGAATGGCACACCTAAAATCATACCCAAAAGTCCAGCGAGATTTCCTGCAACTAATAAAATTACAATAATAGTTAAGGGATGTATCGCTAATGTTTTTCCAATTACGTTTGGCGAAATGAAGTTACCGTCTATTTGTTGCACCACTAAGACAACTAATGCCACCAAAATTGCTTTTGTTGGAGAAATA
Encoded proteins:
- a CDS encoding ATP-dependent Clp protease ATP-binding subunit, with the translated sequence MLCQNCHQQDATIHLYTNMNGQKGQLDICQNCYRLLKEANSKGTSQNNRQTPQDPFGLGNLDDFFRSINSPKQNDQNFEPTQNIHSGGSGQPPTNKITGLLGEYGTNVTDLARNGAIDPIIGRNKEIERVIEILNRRTKNNPVLIGEPGVGKTAVVEGLALKIVNAEVPEKLMNKEVIQLDVASLVQGTGVRGQFEERMQQLMDEMKKNPKIILFIDEVHEIVGAGSAEGSMDAGNMLKPALARGELQMVGATTLKEYRTIEKDAALERRLQPVRVSEPSVDETIDILKGIQNKYEEYHQVTYTDEAIRDAVLLSNRYIQDRFLPDKAIDLLDESGSKKNLTIQVVDPKVIEDKIAEAAQQKQVALKKEDYEKAAFYRDQAVKFSAMRDKQTIQSEERPIVTEKDMVHIIETKTNIPVGELKEKEQTQLRSLETDLRKHVIGQNQAIEKISKAIRRSRIGLNKKNRPIGSFLFVGPTGVGKTELAKQLALELFGNKEAYIRFDMSEYMEKHSVSKLIGSPPGYVGYDEAGQLTEKVRHNPYSILLLDEIEKAHPDVLHMFLQILEDGRLTDAQGRTVSFEDTIIIMTSNAGSGSIEANVGFAAAKGNQKSVLNHLTDFFKPEFINRFDAIVEFNSLKQEHLLVIVDLMLQDVNDMLKDQGISIKADELAKKKLVELGYDPQLGARPLRRIIQEQIEDRIADFYIDYPEIKKLAASINEYDEIIVTSEQDITSITKANQTTNETAK
- a CDS encoding thermonuclease family protein, producing the protein MLGIIAVLLSMIGSYFVLDSPNTNSLVELEAKGLSIELERVINGDTIIFNQNGESQKIRLFLMNTSESTIAKTGATQLFGKESKECLSDYLMGKNELLDMNLLKKKKINMDVH
- a CDS encoding FAD-dependent oxidoreductase: MKVIVIGCTHAGTSAVKTILNENPSAKVAVFERNDNISFLSCGIALYVGGVVKDPAGLFYSNPEELTAMGATVKMEHNVKEIDTVAKKIVVENIKTGEVFEESYDKLVNTTGSWPIIPPIPGIDHKNILLCKNYNQANELIAKSKDAKKITIVGGGYIGIELVEAFAESGKEVTLIDGLDRILNKYLDKEFTDVLEADLQKRGIKMALNQTVNGFNANEAGEVVSVVTPKGEYEADLVVLCVGFRPNNDLLKGKVDMLPNGAIIVDDYMRTSNSDIYAAGDSCAVNYNPNGGHAYIPLATNAVRMGTLVGKNIVEPKVKYRGTQSTSGLYLFGFNIGSTGVTTSGAPHFDLDVRSVLVKDNYRPEFMPTTEEVLMQLVYEVGTNRIVGGQIMSKYDVTQSANTLSLAIQNKMTIEDLAYVDFFFQPHFDRPWNYLNILAQAAVEQERKLAEK
- a CDS encoding phosphocarrier protein HPr — its product is MEKRDFHVIAETGIHARPATLLVQTASKFSSDINLEYKGKSVNLKSIMGVMSLGVGQGAEVVISANGTDEAEAISSIEETMKKEGLAE
- a CDS encoding peptide chain release factor 3, with product MEQKLKDEVESRKTFAIISHPDAGKTTITEQLLLFGGAIRQAGTVKGKKTGKFATSDWMEIEKQRGISVTSSVMQFDYQGKKINILDTPGHEDFSEDTYRTLMAVDSAVMVIDSGKGIEPQTKKLFQVCRMRGIPIFTFINKLDRDGKEPLELLEELEEVLEIDSYPMNWPIGMGRGLLGLYDNYNKKIEIHHPEINGKDGEKIVELNAEGKIEGDHPIKKSSLYDEAIEDIELLNEAGNKFSEEKILTGQLTPVFFGSALTNFGVETFLNTFLNFAPSPSSHKDVAGDKIPATADDFSGFIFKIQANMNPAHRDRIAFIRICSGEFERGMDVTLARTNKKIKLSNSTQFMAESRETVQRAVAGDIIGLYDTGNFQIGDTIFEGKKNIEFEKLPQFTPEIFMKVSAKNVMKQKSFHKGVQQLVQEGAIQLYKTFHTEDYILGAVGQLQFEVFQYRMLHEYKSEVIMTPIGNKIARWIKPEQLDTSMSSSRNLLVRDRYDQPLFLFENKFAMHWFADKYPNVELTSLL
- a CDS encoding DUF1827 family protein, with the translated sequence MKLIDVTNSHIDLVTEQLGSTDANFIKVYTLGPTTIIFSGAPTHEDVLLLNNHRNIKNTEIQYAIENILEAELNQVDILHAPNIVELSIQVEQ